TAATTCCGCCGCCGCGTTTCTGTTTCTGCCACGCATCGCCCTGTTGCGGCAAGGGGGGCGCCTGCGCCTGCGGGTCAATCTGTGTAGTGATACCTCGCTGCGTGATGATGCGCGCGACGCACAGGATTTTCTGCGCCGGCTATTGCCGCCGCAGCCGTTGCCGACGCTGCATACCCGTATAGAAGCTACCCGCCATTGTCCGGATCGCCAGCAGTGGATCGACCTGTTGCATCTGGCGCTGGCGGACATTGCCGCCGGGCAGATGGAAAAAGTGGTGCCGGCCCGCGCCTCGGTTCTGTCGCTTGATCGGCCATTGCTGGCGACCACGCTGATGGCGGCTAGCCGGGCGGCCAATTACCGCTGTTATCATTTCATGCTGGCTTTCGCGCCGCATCAGGCGTTTCTGGGGTCCAGCCCTGAGCGGCTTTATCGGCGGCGGCAGACCCGTCTGGAAACGGAAGCGTTGGCTGGAACGGTCGCCAGCGATCATGACGATGAAAAAGCCGCCGTGCTGGCAGACTGGTTGATGAATGACGTAAAAAACCAGTGTGAGAATATGCTGGTGGTGGACGATATCTGTCAGCGCCTGCATCAAGCGGCGTTGACGCTGGATGTGATGCCGCCGGAGATCGTCCGTCTGCGTAAGGTGCAACATTTGCGGCGAACAATTCAGGCGACGCTGCGCAGTGGTACGGATAGCGAGTGCTTGCATCTGCTGCAGCCGACCGCGGCGGTGGCAGGTTTGCCGCGCGCCGCCGCGCGGGCGTTTCTGGCCCGACATGAGCCGTTTCACCGCGGCTGGTATGCCGGTTCGGCGGGGTATTTGTCGCGTCAGCAGTCTGAATTCAGCGTGGCGTTGCGCTCCGCCAGCGTGGCGGAGCGGCAGCTAACGCTGTATGCCGGCGCGGGCATTGTGGCGGGATCTGATCCAGAACAAGAATGGCAGGAATTGGAAAACAAGGCCGCCGGACTGAAGTCGTTGCTGGAAGATGCTATTTCATAGTGCGATTTATTGCCTGTTACTGGTTTACATCAAAGTTAGCCGGATGAAAAAAAATATAATTATTGCCACAACCCGCAACCGGAGTTGTTGAGTCGATCATGTCCACACATATTTTTAACCGCCGCTGGGCAACGGTAATCGTTGAGGCGCTCAGCCATCAGGGTATCCGTCATATCTGTATTGCGCCGGGATCGCGTTCCACACCGCTGACGCTGGCGGCTGCTTCGCATCCGGCGCTGGTCTGTCACACTCATTTTGATGAGCGCGGTCTTGGTCACCTGGCGCTGGGGCTGGCCAAAGCCTCTGGCGACGCCGTGGCGGTGATAGTGACGTCCGGTACGGCGGCGGCCAATCTCTATCCGGCGATTATTGAAGCCGGGCTGACCGGCGAGCGGCTGGTGATACTGACCGCGGATCGCCCGCCGGAACTGATCGACTGCGGCGCCAATCAGGCGATTCGGCAGCCCGGCATGTTTGCCTCGCACCCGACATCAACGCTTAATTTACCGCGTCCCACCTGTGATATTCCGGCCCGCTGGCTGGTTTCCGCCCTCGACAACGCCATGAGCGAGCTGCGCCACGGCGCGCTGCATATCAATTGCCCGTTTGCCGAACCGTTATATGGCGAAGACGATCCGGCCGCCTTTCAGGACTGGCTGCTGGCGCTGGGCGACTGGTGGCATCAACCGCAGCCGTGGCTGCAGGATGCGCGGGCGACGCCGGTAACAACGATGCAACCGGGCTGGCCGCAATGGCGGCAGCGGCGCGGCGTGGTGATCGTCGGACGGGTGTCCGCATCGGCCGGCGAGCAGATCGCCGCCTGGGCGCGCCGGCTCGGCTGGCCGCTGATTGGCGATGTACTGTCGCAAACCGGTCAACCACTGGCCTGCGCCGATTTGTGGCTTCAGCATCCGCAGGCGGAAACGCTGCGTCAGGCTGAGATCGTGGTGCAGTTCGGCGCCAGCCTGACCGGTAAACGCCTGCTGCAGTGGCAGGCGACGTCGACACCCGAGCAATACTGGTTGGTCGACAGCCTTCCGGGGCGGCTTGATCCCGCGCAGCATCGCGGCCGCCGATTGGTGACCGACATTGTCGACTGGCTGGCGGCGCATCCGGCCGTTGTTCAACCGGCCTGGGCGCCGGAGGTGGAAGCCTGTGCGGAGCGGGTCATCCAACAGGTGGCCGCCCGCTTGTCCGGCGGTT
The DNA window shown above is from Dickeya dadantii NCPPB 898 and carries:
- the menF gene encoding isochorismate synthase MenF, producing MNVQQFSDLLRQMHQALNEPLPEQAGFHAVTLTMSLQDGSPLLAWLASQPVYPQFYWQHRQDDEEAAVCGQVRVFGDIAHAEDFLQRHDVDDSVRLWGLNAFEQHPAAKTNSAAAFLFLPRIALLRQGGRLRLRVNLCSDTSLRDDARDAQDFLRRLLPPQPLPTLHTRIEATRHCPDRQQWIDLLHLALADIAAGQMEKVVPARASVLSLDRPLLATTLMAASRAANYRCYHFMLAFAPHQAFLGSSPERLYRRRQTRLETEALAGTVASDHDDEKAAVLADWLMNDVKNQCENMLVVDDICQRLHQAALTLDVMPPEIVRLRKVQHLRRTIQATLRSGTDSECLHLLQPTAAVAGLPRAAARAFLARHEPFHRGWYAGSAGYLSRQQSEFSVALRSASVAERQLTLYAGAGIVAGSDPEQEWQELENKAAGLKSLLEDAIS
- the menD gene encoding 2-succinyl-5-enolpyruvyl-6-hydroxy-3-cyclohexene-1-carboxylic-acid synthase, whose product is MSTHIFNRRWATVIVEALSHQGIRHICIAPGSRSTPLTLAAASHPALVCHTHFDERGLGHLALGLAKASGDAVAVIVTSGTAAANLYPAIIEAGLTGERLVILTADRPPELIDCGANQAIRQPGMFASHPTSTLNLPRPTCDIPARWLVSALDNAMSELRHGALHINCPFAEPLYGEDDPAAFQDWLLALGDWWHQPQPWLQDARATPVTTMQPGWPQWRQRRGVVIVGRVSASAGEQIAAWARRLGWPLIGDVLSQTGQPLACADLWLQHPQAETLRQAEIVVQFGASLTGKRLLQWQATSTPEQYWLVDSLPGRLDPAQHRGRRLVTDIVDWLAAHPAVVQPAWAPEVEACAERVIQQVAARLSGGFGEAQLAHRVAELLPPEGQFFVGNSLTVRLVDAFARLPAGYPVYANRGASGIDGLLSTLAGVQRANARPMLAIVGDLSALYDLNGLALLRQPPAPLVLVVVNNDGGQIFSLLPTPEAQREAFYCMPQQVDFRHAAALFGLRYARAQQWPDVQDAVNAGWRQGGTTLLEVVVEPKAGAETLKRLSAEVPSW